A section of the Streptomyces sp. NBC_00178 genome encodes:
- a CDS encoding SsgA family sporulation/cell division regulator: MRESVQAEVMMSFLVSEELSFRIPVELRYEVSDPYAIRMTFHLPGDAPVTWAFGRELLLDGLNSPSGDGDVHIGPTEPEGLSDVHIRLQVGADRALFRAGTAPLVAFLDRTDKLVPLGQEHTLSDFDGNLEEALGRILAKEQNAG; the protein is encoded by the coding sequence ATGCGCGAGTCGGTTCAAGCAGAGGTCATGATGAGCTTCCTCGTCTCCGAGGAGCTTTCCTTCCGTATTCCGGTGGAGCTCCGGTACGAGGTCAGCGATCCGTATGCGATCCGGATGACCTTCCACCTGCCCGGTGACGCCCCCGTCACCTGGGCGTTCGGCCGCGAGCTGCTGCTCGACGGTCTCAACAGCCCCAGCGGTGACGGCGACGTGCACATCGGCCCGACGGAGCCCGAAGGGCTCTCCGACGTACACATCCGGCTGCAGGTCGGCGCGGACCGCGCGCTGTTCCGGGCCGGCACGGCACCTCTTGTGGCCTTTCTGGACCGGACGGACAAGCTGGTGCCATTGGGACAGGAGCACACGCTGAGTGACTTCGACGGCAATCTGGAAGAGGCTCTGGGCCGCATCCTGGCCAAGGAACAGAACGCCGGCTGA
- a CDS encoding YibE/F family protein gives MTSLGSAPDPHGPASGSTQSHAHAHTHSHGPAAPVSKHLRKVIAAVVIPFATAVLVGLVAFWPGGAPAHERTGVGFDRQTQEGRVVQVDRVDCADVNASQVPPTGDTSTPSGREAVNEQSGQCKKATVEVTTGKDKGRRFVEVIQPDATRQLEEGQGVVVAYAPDAPRDLQYSVTDVDRTVPMALLAGIFALAVVVVGRMRGLMALIALAVSFAVLTLFILPAILQGSNPLVVAVIGASAIMLIALYTCHGLTARTSVAVIGTLISLVLIGLLGSLFIGWAHLSGNTDDNTGLIHGLYPDIDMSGLLLAGVIIGSLGVLDDVTVTQTSAVWELHQADPTMGVRRLYRAGIRIGRDHIASVVNTLVLAYAGAALPLLLLFSIAQSSVGTVANSELVAEEIVRTLVGSIGLVASVPVTTVLAALVVSADRTGLAEAGAPASARTGRGRRRKA, from the coding sequence GTGACGTCCCTCGGAAGCGCTCCCGATCCGCACGGCCCCGCGTCAGGCAGCACGCAGAGTCATGCCCACGCCCATACGCACAGCCACGGCCCCGCCGCGCCCGTCTCGAAGCACCTGCGCAAGGTCATCGCCGCCGTGGTGATTCCCTTCGCCACGGCCGTGCTCGTCGGCCTCGTCGCGTTCTGGCCGGGCGGCGCACCTGCCCACGAACGCACGGGAGTCGGCTTCGACCGGCAGACCCAGGAGGGCAGGGTCGTCCAGGTCGACAGGGTCGACTGCGCGGACGTCAACGCCTCGCAGGTCCCGCCGACCGGGGACACCTCGACGCCCTCGGGGCGGGAGGCCGTCAACGAGCAGTCGGGGCAGTGCAAGAAGGCCACGGTCGAGGTGACGACCGGCAAGGACAAGGGCCGCAGGTTCGTCGAGGTCATCCAGCCGGACGCCACCCGGCAGCTGGAGGAGGGCCAGGGCGTGGTCGTGGCCTACGCCCCCGACGCGCCCCGCGATCTGCAGTACTCGGTGACGGACGTGGACCGCACGGTCCCCATGGCCCTGCTCGCCGGGATCTTCGCTCTCGCCGTGGTCGTGGTGGGGAGAATGCGCGGGCTGATGGCGCTGATCGCGCTCGCCGTCTCGTTCGCCGTGCTGACGCTGTTCATCCTGCCGGCGATCCTGCAGGGCTCGAATCCGCTCGTCGTCGCCGTGATCGGGGCCAGCGCCATCATGCTGATCGCCCTCTACACCTGCCACGGGCTGACGGCCCGTACGTCGGTGGCCGTCATCGGCACCCTCATCTCACTGGTGCTGATCGGACTGCTGGGCTCGCTCTTCATCGGCTGGGCGCACCTGTCCGGCAACACGGACGACAACACCGGCCTCATCCACGGCCTGTACCCGGACATCGACATGAGCGGCCTGCTCCTGGCCGGTGTGATCATCGGTTCGCTCGGTGTGCTCGACGACGTGACGGTCACGCAGACGTCCGCCGTATGGGAACTGCACCAGGCCGACCCGACGATGGGCGTCCGGCGGCTCTACCGCGCGGGCATCAGGATCGGGCGCGACCACATCGCCTCGGTCGTCAACACCCTCGTGCTCGCCTATGCGGGCGCGGCCCTTCCGCTCCTCCTGCTCTTCTCGATCGCCCAGAGCAGCGTGGGCACCGTGGCCAACAGCGAACTGGTCGCGGAGGAGATCGTCCGCACCCTGGTCGGTTCGATCGGGCTGGTCGCCTCGGTCCCGGTGACGACGGTGCTCGCGGCCCTGGTGGTCTCCGCGGACCGCACGGGGCTCGCGGAAGCCGGCGCTCCGGCTTCCGCGCGGACCGGGAGAGGACGACGCCGCAAAGCGTGA